The following DNA comes from Methanothermus fervidus DSM 2088.
CCAGAGATTCTAATTCTTCCTTAACCCTTACTTCTGTGAGATCCCCACAGTGTAGTATCATGTCTACATCGCTAAAAACTTTAAATACTTTTTTTGGGAGGCTTTTAGCTCTATCTGGGATATGTGTATCAGATATTACCCCTATCAGCATGTTTTTCCTCCATTAATATTTTTTTATTAACCTAAAAAAATATATGAATCACTAATATTGTTTGGAGGGAATGAATGCTACCATTAACAGAAGTTGAAACAGGGAAAAAAGTAATAATAAAGGAAATAGTTGCCGGAATTGGACTAATAAAACGTCTTGAATCACTAAATATACGTATTGGTAAAATTATTAAAGTAATATCTGCTACACCATTTCGTGGGCCACTAGTGGTAGATGTTGGTGGAAGCAAGGTTGCATTAGGAAGAGGTTTAGCAGAAAGAATATTCGTGGAGGTTTTAGATGAAAATACTTCTCATGGGTAATCCCAACGTTGGAAAAAGCGTAGTATTTTCAAGGTTAACAGGAGTTCATGTCATTTCATCAAATTATCCAGGAACAACTGTTGAATTTACAAAAGGATTTATGTATGTAGATGGTAAAAAAGCAGAAGTAATAGATGTGCCAGGCACCTATTCATTAGTTCCAACATCTGAAGCAGAAAAAGTCGCAAAAAAAATGTTTTTAAATGAAAATCCTGATGTTGTGGTTGTAGTTGTAGATTCCACAAATTTAGAACGTAATTTGTATCTTACCCTACAAATATTAGAGGCAGGAGTACCAACAGTGTTAGCATTAAATATGTGGGATTTAGCAAAAAGAAAAGGCATACATATAGACGTTGAAAAATTAAAAAAGGAATTGGGGATTGAAGTTGTTCCAATTGTTGCAATCACTGGTGAAGGAATAAAAGATCTTGTTTCTGCAATTAAAAAAACGATTGGAAAAAAAGTTAAATTTCCAAAAATGAAAGATGAGGAAAGGTGGGCATATATAGGTAATTTAATTTCAAAGGTTCAAAGCATAGAACATAAACATCCAGGAATTGTTGAGATTTTAGAAGATGCTACACTTCATCCCATTTATGGTATTGTCATAGCATTAATCATCATGTATATAACAATAAAAATAGTTGTAAACTTAGGAGGATGGTTAGGAGACAATATAATTGGATATTTTTTTGAAGAATACTATGGACCATTTATTAAAAATTTAATTGGAAATATTTTTCCTCATGGTATCCTGCATAACATTCTAATAGGTGAACATGGAGATTTCATGGAATCATTTGGCATCTTAACTACAGGGTTATATGTACCATTTGCTGTTGTTTTACCATATGTCCTACTTTTTTATTTGATTCTTGGATTTTTGGAGGATGTGGGGTACCTTCCAAGATTGGCAGTCATGGCTGACACAATCATGCATAAAATAGGGCTTCATGGAGCAGCAATAATACCGGCAATATTGGGGATTGGATGCAATGTACCTTCTATAATCTCTACAAGAATTCTAGAAAATAAAAAAGAAAGATTTATTGCTGCAACTTTAACTGCTATATCCATACCTTGTATGGCACAAACTGCAATAATAATAGGATTGCTTGGTAAATATGGATTAAAGTATGTGGCTATTGTATATGTTACATTGATTATGTTATATCTTACATTGGGTTATGGATTAAATAAAAGTATGAGAGGAGAATGTCCTGAAATATTTTTAGAGATACCTCCATATAGGATTCCACACATCCCAACATTGTTAAAGAAAACATGGTTTAGAGTTTATAGTTTTTTAATTGAGGCTGTGCCTTTCATGCTTTTAGGAATAATTATAATTAATATACTTTATTATCTTGGTATTATTTCATTTCTTTCAAAACTTTTAGCACCTATCCTTTCAGGTTTATTTGGGCTACCACCACAAAGTGTGGAAGTATTAATCGTCGGTTTTCTTAGAAAAGATGTGGCAATGGCAATGTTGGCACCATTACATCTTTCACCTACACAACTAACAGTCGCATCAATAGTATTAGCAACATATTTCCCATGTGTTGCAACTTTTGTTATACTACTAAAAGAATTAGGATTAAAAGACATGTTAAAAGTTTTTGGCATAATGGTGCTTGTTACATTATCTCTTGGAACCTTATTGAATGTACTCCTACATTTCTTTATACCCTAGGTTCCAATCTTTTT
Coding sequences within:
- a CDS encoding FeoA family protein (COGs: COG1918 Fe2+ transport system protein A~InterPro IPR008988: IPR007167~KEGG: adg:Adeg_1140 FeoA family protein~PFAM: FeoA family protein~SPTR: C9RDD1 FeoA family protein~PFAM: FeoA domain), with amino-acid sequence MLPLTEVETGKKVIIKEIVAGIGLIKRLESLNIRIGKIIKVISATPFRGPLVVDVGGSKVALGRGLAERIFVEVLDENTSHG
- a CDS encoding ferrous iron transport protein B (COGs: COG0370 Fe2+ transport system protein B~InterPro IPR006073: IPR005225: IPR003373: IPR002917: IPR 011619: IPR011642: IPR011640~KEGG: mtp:Mthe_0703 small GTP-binding protein~PFAM: GTP-binding protein HSR1-related; Ferrous iron transport protein B domain protein; nucleoside recognition domain protein; Ferrous iron transport B domain protein~SPTR: A0B719 Small GTP-binding protein~TIGRFAM: ferrous iron transport protein B; small GTP-binding protein~PFAM: Ferrous iron transport protein B; Ferrous iron transport protein B C terminus; Nucleoside recognition~TIGRFAM: ferrous iron transporter FeoB; small GTP-binding protein domain) codes for the protein MKILLMGNPNVGKSVVFSRLTGVHVISSNYPGTTVEFTKGFMYVDGKKAEVIDVPGTYSLVPTSEAEKVAKKMFLNENPDVVVVVVDSTNLERNLYLTLQILEAGVPTVLALNMWDLAKRKGIHIDVEKLKKELGIEVVPIVAITGEGIKDLVSAIKKTIGKKVKFPKMKDEERWAYIGNLISKVQSIEHKHPGIVEILEDATLHPIYGIVIALIIMYITIKIVVNLGGWLGDNIIGYFFEEYYGPFIKNLIGNIFPHGILHNILIGEHGDFMESFGILTTGLYVPFAVVLPYVLLFYLILGFLEDVGYLPRLAVMADTIMHKIGLHGAAIIPAILGIGCNVPSIISTRILENKKERFIAATLTAISIPCMAQTAIIIGLLGKYGLKYVAIVYVTLIMLYLTLGYGLNKSMRGECPEIFLEIPPYRIPHIPTLLKKTWFRVYSFLIEAVPFMLLGIIIINILYYLGIISFLSKLLAPILSGLFGLPPQSVEVLIVGFLRKDVAMAMLAPLHLSPTQLTVASIVLATYFPCVATFVILLKELGLKDMLKVFGIMVLVTLSLGTLLNVLLHFFIP